A single Ammospiza caudacuta isolate bAmmCau1 chromosome 6, bAmmCau1.pri, whole genome shotgun sequence DNA region contains:
- the TMEM179 gene encoding transmembrane protein 179 gives MALSNFLFAQCICYFLAFLFSFIVVVPLSENGNDFHGRCLLFTEGMWLNANLTVERQRFTVQEWGPEAACRFSIFTGLLSLLLATVQAWRTLFFLCKGHEDSFFYAFLNLLISAFVVFITFIASTIVSVGFNMWCDAITEKGSMPDSCEELQDIDLELNLENSAFYDQFAIAQFGLWAAWLTWLAITILAFLKVYHNYRQEDLLDSLIHEKELLLGRSPSRSSLQDDKSGMI, from the exons ATGGCGCTCAGCAATTTCCTCTTCGCTCAGTGCATCTGCTATTTCCTGGCCTTCCTCTTCAGCTTCATCGTGGTGGTGCCACTCTCCGAGAATGGCAACGACTTCCACGGCCGCTGCCTGCTCTTCACCGAGGGCATGTGGCTCAACGCCAACCTGACGGTGGAGCGGCAGCGCTTCACGGTGCAGGAGTGGGGGCCCGAGGCCGCCTGCCGCTTCAGCATCTTCACcgggctcctgtccctgctgctggccacagtGCAGGCCTGGAGGaccctcttcttcctctgcaAAGGGCACGAGGA CTCTTTCTTTTACGCCTTCCTGAATCTGCTGATCAGCGCCTTTGTGGTGTTCATCACATTTATTGCCAGCACTATAGTGAGTGTAGGATTTAACATGTGGTGTGATGCAATTACTGAAAAAGGAAGCATGCCAGATAG CTGTGAAGAGTTGCAGGATATAGATCTTGAGCTGAACTTGGAAAACTCTGCTTTCTATGACCAGTTTGCTATTGCACAG TTTGgtctctgggctgcctggctgacTTGGCTGGCAATTACCATCCTGGCTTTCCTGAAGGTTTATCACAACTACAGGCAGGAGGATCTGCTAGACAGCCTGATCCAtgagaaggagctgctgctaGGAAGATCCCCTTCACGATCCTCTTTGCAAGATGACAAAAGTGGCATGATCTAA